Proteins encoded by one window of Azoarcus sp. PA01:
- a CDS encoding 3-hydroxyacyl-CoA dehydrogenase has protein sequence MKIENGVFVVTGGGSGLGAATARMLVGAGGKVVLADVNRDAGEALAAELGTAAAFVATDVTDEASAKAAIDRAVSGFGALHGLVNCAGIAPAEKVVGREGPHRLESFARTITVNLIGSFNMMRLAADVMTKAAPNDEGERGVIVSTASVAAYDGQIGQAAYAASKAGVVGLTLPVARELARFGVRVMTIAPGIMETPMLMGMPQEVQDSLGRTVPFPSRMGRPAEYAALVRHIIENAYLNGETIRLDGAIRMTAK, from the coding sequence ATGAAGATCGAAAATGGCGTGTTCGTCGTCACCGGGGGCGGGTCGGGACTGGGGGCGGCGACCGCGCGGATGCTGGTCGGGGCCGGAGGCAAGGTGGTGCTGGCCGACGTGAATCGTGACGCGGGCGAGGCGCTCGCGGCGGAGCTGGGCACCGCGGCGGCGTTCGTCGCGACCGACGTAACTGACGAGGCGAGCGCGAAGGCGGCGATCGATCGCGCGGTGTCCGGCTTCGGGGCACTGCACGGGCTGGTCAATTGCGCCGGCATCGCTCCGGCCGAAAAAGTCGTCGGTCGCGAGGGACCGCACCGGCTCGAGTCGTTCGCGCGCACGATCACCGTCAACCTCATCGGCAGTTTCAACATGATGCGGCTCGCCGCGGACGTGATGACGAAGGCGGCGCCGAACGACGAAGGCGAGCGCGGTGTGATCGTCAGCACCGCGTCGGTCGCGGCCTATGACGGCCAGATCGGCCAGGCGGCGTATGCGGCCTCGAAGGCGGGCGTGGTCGGGCTGACGTTGCCCGTGGCGCGCGAGCTCGCGCGCTTCGGCGTGCGGGTGATGACGATCGCGCCGGGGATCATGGAGACGCCGATGCTGATGGGCATGCCGCAGGAAGTGCAGGATTCGCTCGGCAGGACCGTGCCCTTCCCGTCGCGCATGGGACGGCCCGCGGAATACGCGGCGCTGGTGCGCCACATCATCGAGAACGCCTACCTCAACGGCGAGACGATCCGCCTCGACGGCGCGATTCGCATGACTGCGAAATGA
- a CDS encoding prepilin-type N-terminal cleavage/methylation domain-containing protein yields MFLSKSRQAGLSLVELMVGLVVGLIVVAGAGAMYVTTVRGQTHALRAAKLNQDLRATMSVIASDIRRAGYWAGSVAVNAGPPVTYTFPTNPYTAATTDLAILEGGTCVMYGYDADGDGAAVEGGEVFGFKLDDDDVIRMLDPGNTLTQTSNCTTGTWGAMTSNDTVVIDSLTFSTTGSQCMNATTGLTWRITESSTNRPCAAPEGEITLNGGGYVEPVAGDLMTEVRQVTITLTGHHASDPAMASTVTETVHLANNRIFNW; encoded by the coding sequence ATGTTCCTGAGCAAATCCCGCCAAGCGGGCCTGTCGCTCGTCGAACTCATGGTCGGTCTGGTCGTGGGCTTGATCGTTGTCGCGGGCGCGGGCGCCATGTATGTGACGACGGTGCGCGGGCAGACCCATGCGCTGCGCGCCGCGAAGCTTAATCAGGATCTGCGGGCGACGATGAGCGTGATCGCGTCCGACATCCGGCGCGCCGGCTACTGGGCGGGCAGCGTCGCCGTGAACGCCGGGCCGCCGGTTACCTATACGTTCCCGACCAATCCCTACACCGCGGCAACGACTGACCTCGCGATTCTCGAAGGTGGCACTTGCGTGATGTATGGCTACGACGCCGACGGGGACGGGGCAGCGGTCGAGGGGGGCGAAGTATTCGGTTTCAAGCTCGATGACGACGACGTCATACGGATGCTCGATCCCGGCAACACGCTGACGCAGACGTCCAACTGCACCACCGGCACGTGGGGCGCGATGACCAGCAACGATACCGTCGTCATCGACTCGCTGACCTTTTCGACGACCGGCTCTCAGTGCATGAACGCGACGACCGGGCTTACTTGGCGGATCACGGAATCGAGTACGAACCGACCTTGTGCCGCGCCGGAGGGCGAGATCACGCTGAACGGAGGTGGCTACGTCGAGCCGGTCGCGGGTGATCTGATGACCGAAGTGCGGCAGGTGACGATCACGCTGACTGGCCATCACGCGAGCGATCCCGCGATGGCGAGCACGGTGACGGAAACCGTGCATCTCGCGAACAACCGTATCTTCAACTGGTAG
- the ccoS gene encoding cbb3-type cytochrome oxidase assembly protein CcoS — translation MESLYILIPLSVVLVFGIGVIFWWSLKSGQYDDMEGPAYRVLMDDRDAPPPAEKQPDDPEREPPK, via the coding sequence ATGGAAAGCCTTTACATCCTGATCCCGCTCTCGGTCGTGCTGGTTTTCGGGATCGGCGTGATTTTCTGGTGGTCGCTCAAGTCGGGCCAGTACGACGATATGGAAGGTCCGGCGTACCGGGTGCTGATGGACGACCGCGATGCGCCACCGCCTGCCGAAAAGCAGCCGGACGACCCCGAGCGCGAGCCGCCGAAGTGA
- a CDS encoding nucleotidyltransferase domain-containing protein, whose protein sequence is MIALVESQRERIAELCRSLGVQRLDLFGSGVRDDYSPSSSDLDFLVEFNDRPPAKYAEAWLTLQEELELLLGRPIDLVTSSAMANPYFRDRVLQTRETIYAR, encoded by the coding sequence GTGATTGCTCTCGTCGAGTCACAACGCGAACGAATCGCCGAACTTTGCCGATCGCTCGGGGTTCAGCGCCTGGATCTTTTCGGCTCAGGGGTTCGCGACGACTATTCGCCGTCCAGCAGCGATCTCGACTTCCTGGTCGAGTTCAACGATAGGCCCCCTGCCAAGTACGCTGAGGCTTGGCTTACCCTGCAAGAAGAACTGGAACTGCTGCTCGGGCGTCCGATCGATCTCGTCACGAGCAGCGCGATGGCGAACCCTTATTTCCGGGATCGTGTCCTGCAGACGCGAGAAACGATCTATGCACGCTGA
- a CDS encoding TIGR02281 family clan AA aspartic protease, whose translation MLRISKLCGVAMASLGAAFAAAASFGAEVELVGVFGAKAVLIVDGGAPKTLAVGERTREGVRLIEVRGETAVVEVDRMPRRIALGQSVLRAGGPPTVSAAVSLFADSSGHHFANGTINGAAVRFLVDTGASMVSIGMADARRAGIDYRRGVPARTQTASGPAMVWKVRLDSLRVGDITMHGVDGLVHENDLPFVLLGMSFLGRMDMQRESDRLVLRKRY comes from the coding sequence ATGCTGCGGATTTCAAAGCTGTGCGGGGTTGCGATGGCGTCGCTCGGGGCGGCTTTCGCAGCTGCGGCGTCGTTCGGCGCCGAGGTCGAACTGGTCGGCGTGTTCGGCGCGAAGGCGGTGCTGATCGTCGATGGCGGGGCGCCGAAGACGCTGGCCGTCGGGGAACGTACGCGCGAGGGAGTCAGGTTGATCGAAGTCCGTGGCGAGACGGCGGTCGTCGAGGTGGATCGCATGCCGCGCCGCATCGCGCTCGGGCAGTCGGTGCTGCGCGCGGGCGGGCCGCCAACGGTGTCGGCAGCGGTCAGTCTTTTTGCCGATTCCTCCGGCCATCACTTCGCGAACGGCACGATCAACGGGGCCGCGGTGCGTTTTCTCGTCGACACCGGCGCGAGCATGGTGTCGATCGGGATGGCGGATGCGCGGCGGGCCGGCATCGACTACCGTCGCGGTGTGCCGGCCCGCACGCAGACGGCAAGCGGGCCGGCGATGGTTTGGAAAGTGCGGCTCGATAGCTTGCGTGTCGGCGACATCACGATGCACGGCGTCGACGGACTGGTGCATGAAAACGACCTGCCGTTCGTGCTGCTCGGGATGAGTTTTCTCGGCCGCATGGACATGCAGCGGGAGAGTGATCGGCTCGTGCTGCGCAAGCGCTATTGA
- a CDS encoding GspH/FimT family protein, with amino-acid sequence MAMMVESRRVSGAAEAVQSALHLARSEGIKQMVPMVVTYSMNNTGAWRVGIRDLTTCDTAIADPEDETACSIPQADERVLKVFEAAEFPGVIARATRGSTRFNPVRGTALGTNATVTLRSAGGKEVRVIVSNIGRVRSCSPSGDGKVLGYPTC; translated from the coding sequence ATGGCCATGATGGTCGAATCCCGCCGCGTGAGCGGCGCGGCCGAGGCAGTTCAATCCGCGCTGCACTTGGCGCGCTCGGAAGGGATCAAGCAGATGGTTCCGATGGTCGTCACCTACTCGATGAACAACACGGGCGCGTGGCGCGTCGGCATTCGTGATCTCACCACGTGCGACACCGCCATTGCCGATCCCGAAGACGAAACCGCGTGCTCGATCCCGCAGGCCGACGAACGGGTTCTGAAAGTGTTCGAGGCTGCAGAATTTCCGGGCGTGATCGCTCGGGCCACTCGCGGATCGACACGCTTCAACCCCGTGCGCGGCACGGCGCTCGGTACGAACGCGACGGTAACGCTGAGATCGGCAGGCGGGAAGGAGGTCCGCGTGATCGTCAGCAATATCGGACGAGTGCGCAGTTGTTCGCCAAGCGGCGACGGAAAAGTTCTCGGCTACCCGACCTGCTGA
- a CDS encoding GspH/FimT family pseudopilin, which yields MSTLRRPSGVTLIELMVTVAVLAIIAATAAPSFQSFLDKNRLVGAAEAIYSQLQSARSEAVKQSADMVFVVSPDAPWCVGFSRRNTITGTPCDCTSAIDDEDACSVVADGTNSVLKVVEGSAFNGVTVDAGAPASMTFSGVRGTTTGAGSIPLQSALGRQLQVEVNSIGHVRLCSPSAPVGGYPSCS from the coding sequence ATGAGTACTTTGCGTCGTCCTTCTGGGGTCACGCTGATCGAACTAATGGTTACTGTTGCCGTGCTCGCGATCATTGCAGCCACAGCCGCGCCGAGCTTTCAGAGCTTCCTCGACAAGAACCGCCTCGTCGGGGCGGCCGAGGCGATCTATAGCCAACTGCAGTCCGCACGCTCGGAGGCAGTCAAGCAGTCGGCCGACATGGTGTTCGTGGTCTCGCCGGACGCGCCGTGGTGCGTGGGATTCAGCCGACGCAATACCATTACCGGTACGCCGTGCGACTGCACCTCGGCGATCGATGACGAGGACGCCTGCAGCGTCGTCGCCGACGGGACGAACTCGGTACTGAAGGTCGTCGAGGGCAGCGCGTTCAATGGTGTCACGGTGGATGCCGGCGCGCCGGCGAGCATGACTTTCAGTGGGGTCCGGGGTACGACGACTGGGGCCGGATCGATTCCGCTCCAATCCGCGTTGGGCCGTCAGTTACAGGTGGAGGTCAATTCAATCGGCCACGTGCGCCTCTGTTCGCCGTCAGCTCCCGTCGGAGGCTATCCCTCATGTTCCTGA
- a CDS encoding histidine kinase, protein MRSDKLITLPDFRNLGVILRILVIAELASLGALLAHSTDGFAALLRVPDSGLLFESSLLVVMLLLFLLSPWLRPLPYRQAVWLIIGLAAAVSAAQDVGLKAWVGPLPTGGGLKAAVIAALLAGLILAYFNWRQRVLSPALAEARLMALQSRIRPHFLFNSLNTAVSLVRRDPRLAEQVLLDMSDLFRVLLAEPRSLVPLADEIRLARSYLQIEQLRLGERLRVTWDCENAPMSASVPILLLQPLLENAVRYGVEPASGGGDVFVRIHAESGALHIEIANSIHDAASEVSKGNRIALANIEERLALHFDSEAQLRTFGKDGRFVVQVRLPVDAGSRAAV, encoded by the coding sequence GTGCGTAGTGACAAACTGATCACGCTTCCCGATTTTCGCAACCTCGGTGTGATTCTGCGGATTCTCGTGATTGCGGAGTTGGCAAGTCTCGGCGCGCTGCTGGCGCACTCAACGGATGGATTCGCGGCCTTGCTCCGCGTTCCCGACTCGGGACTGCTGTTCGAATCATCGCTGCTGGTTGTCATGCTGCTCCTTTTTCTGCTGTCGCCTTGGCTACGCCCTTTGCCGTACCGCCAGGCGGTGTGGCTAATAATCGGGTTGGCGGCGGCCGTTTCAGCAGCGCAGGACGTCGGTCTGAAGGCATGGGTCGGACCCCTGCCGACTGGGGGCGGCTTAAAGGCGGCGGTGATCGCGGCATTGCTAGCCGGCCTGATCCTCGCGTATTTCAACTGGCGCCAGCGAGTACTTTCCCCTGCGCTCGCGGAAGCACGCCTCATGGCGCTGCAGTCGCGGATTCGGCCGCATTTTCTGTTCAATAGCCTTAATACTGCGGTGTCGCTTGTACGGCGCGATCCGCGGCTGGCGGAGCAGGTTCTGCTCGACATGTCGGACCTGTTCCGCGTGCTGCTCGCTGAACCGCGTTCGCTCGTGCCGCTCGCCGACGAGATCCGGCTGGCGCGTTCATATCTCCAGATCGAGCAGCTTCGGCTTGGGGAGCGCCTGCGGGTAACATGGGATTGCGAGAACGCGCCGATGAGTGCATCGGTGCCGATCCTGTTGCTGCAGCCCTTGCTTGAAAACGCCGTCCGGTATGGCGTCGAACCCGCGTCAGGCGGGGGAGATGTTTTCGTCCGGATCCACGCAGAAAGTGGGGCACTGCATATCGAGATCGCCAATTCGATTCACGATGCAGCGTCGGAAGTTTCGAAGGGAAACCGGATCGCCCTTGCGAATATCGAAGAACGACTCGCGCTGCATTTCGACTCCGAAGCGCAGCTGCGAACTTTCGGCAAGGATGGGCGTTTCGTTGTGCAGGTGAGACTGCCGGTTGATGCCGGATCCCGGGCGGCTGTATGA
- a CDS encoding heavy metal translocating P-type ATPase: protein MSASEIESVRASLPEQDCYHCGLPVPPDTHHYVTIDGASRRMCCVGCEAVAESIVANGLTDYYRHRDAMPEPQKEALPAELQELGLFDHPDFQKTFVQPIGEHEREAALILEGITCAACVWLNEQHVARQPGVSLVEVNYATRRARVRWDERRIKLSEILSAIQAIGYRAYPYDAERSEQIGKRERRSMLWRVFVAGFGMMQVMMYAFPAYIAPEGDLAPDIEQLMRWASLLLTLPVVLYSAAPFFQRALRDLKLRRLGMDVPVALGVGSAFAASVWATLVGSGEVYFDSVTMFVFFLLCGRYLEMVARQKAVRGVEELGKVLPAFAERLSGWPASDGERVPVSQLVPGNFVRVRPGEAMPADGVVVDGRSEANEALLTGESLPVPKSAGSPVTGGSINISSPLTVRVEQVGDSTRLAAIRRLMERGASEKPRLAQQSDRVAVVFIVALLVLAFATGFAWYFIEPGRALWVFVSVLVVACPCALSLATPTALTVATDALARMGVLVTRGHAIETLGRANHFVFDKTGTLTRGRMSLEEVQPLGELGEAELRMLAAALERDSEHPVGEGLRRAAAADRVLPVVDEVVAQTGQGIAGRIDGVRHAIGRPGYVAAQLDLAEPARCAQFETRGGSVIALGRTGEWLGLFRLADVPREEAAQLTTKLLAEKARLTVLSGDSPGAVDAVAQGLGIDDAHGGLTPQGKQQCLEKLQRVPGAVVAMVGDGVNDAPVLAQAHVSVAMGGGTELARNEADIVLLSESLAGLGRGLDLSRRTLRIIRQNLWWSFAYNFTSVPLAMAGLVTPWMAGIGMAGSSLLVVLNALRLQRQPWSRVR, encoded by the coding sequence ATGAGCGCTTCCGAAATCGAGTCTGTCCGAGCATCGTTGCCCGAGCAGGACTGCTATCACTGCGGCTTGCCGGTCCCGCCCGACACGCATCACTACGTGACGATCGACGGGGCGTCGCGGCGCATGTGCTGCGTTGGCTGCGAAGCCGTTGCGGAGTCGATTGTCGCGAACGGTCTGACCGATTACTACCGCCATCGCGACGCGATGCCCGAGCCGCAGAAGGAGGCGCTGCCGGCCGAACTACAGGAACTCGGGCTGTTTGATCATCCCGATTTCCAGAAAACCTTCGTGCAGCCGATCGGCGAGCACGAGCGCGAAGCGGCGCTGATCCTCGAAGGGATCACTTGCGCCGCGTGCGTGTGGCTGAACGAACAGCACGTCGCGCGCCAGCCGGGCGTCTCGTTGGTCGAGGTCAACTATGCGACCCGGCGTGCGCGGGTGCGCTGGGACGAACGGCGCATCAAGCTGTCCGAGATCCTCTCCGCAATCCAGGCGATCGGCTACCGCGCGTATCCCTACGACGCCGAGCGCTCGGAGCAGATCGGCAAGCGCGAGCGGCGGTCGATGCTGTGGCGCGTCTTCGTCGCCGGCTTCGGCATGATGCAGGTGATGATGTACGCCTTCCCGGCGTACATCGCGCCGGAAGGCGACCTCGCGCCGGACATCGAGCAGCTGATGCGCTGGGCAAGCCTGCTGTTGACGCTTCCGGTCGTGCTGTATTCCGCGGCGCCGTTTTTCCAGCGCGCGCTGCGCGACCTGAAGCTGCGCCGTCTGGGCATGGACGTGCCAGTGGCGCTCGGGGTCGGCAGTGCGTTCGCGGCGAGCGTCTGGGCGACGCTTGTCGGGAGCGGCGAAGTGTATTTCGACTCGGTGACGATGTTCGTGTTCTTCCTGCTGTGCGGGCGCTATCTGGAGATGGTCGCGCGTCAGAAAGCGGTGCGTGGCGTCGAGGAGCTCGGCAAGGTGCTGCCGGCGTTTGCCGAGCGCCTGTCGGGCTGGCCTGCGTCGGACGGCGAGCGCGTGCCGGTGTCGCAGCTGGTGCCGGGCAATTTCGTGCGGGTGCGGCCCGGTGAAGCGATGCCCGCTGACGGCGTCGTCGTCGACGGGCGCAGCGAGGCGAACGAGGCGCTGCTGACCGGCGAGAGCCTGCCGGTGCCGAAATCTGCCGGCAGCCCGGTCACCGGCGGCAGCATCAATATTTCGAGCCCGCTGACGGTGCGCGTCGAGCAGGTCGGGGACTCAACCCGCCTCGCGGCGATCCGCCGCCTGATGGAGCGCGGCGCGAGCGAAAAGCCTCGCCTCGCGCAGCAGTCGGACCGCGTCGCGGTCGTGTTCATCGTCGCGCTGCTGGTGCTCGCGTTCGCGACGGGTTTCGCGTGGTACTTCATCGAGCCGGGGCGGGCGCTGTGGGTGTTCGTGTCGGTGCTGGTGGTCGCGTGTCCTTGTGCGCTGTCGCTGGCGACGCCGACGGCGCTGACAGTGGCGACCGACGCGCTGGCCCGCATGGGCGTGCTGGTGACGCGCGGGCACGCGATCGAGACGCTCGGGCGCGCGAATCACTTCGTCTTCGACAAGACCGGCACGCTGACGCGCGGGCGGATGAGCCTCGAGGAAGTCCAGCCGCTCGGCGAGCTGGGCGAAGCCGAATTGCGCATGCTGGCGGCGGCGCTCGAGCGCGACTCCGAACATCCGGTCGGCGAGGGCCTGCGCCGCGCCGCCGCGGCAGACCGCGTGCTGCCCGTGGTCGATGAGGTCGTCGCGCAGACCGGGCAGGGCATCGCGGGGCGGATCGATGGCGTGCGCCATGCGATTGGACGCCCGGGCTACGTCGCAGCGCAACTGGATCTCGCCGAACCGGCGCGGTGCGCGCAGTTCGAGACGCGCGGCGGGTCGGTGATTGCGCTCGGCAGAACGGGCGAATGGCTCGGCCTGTTCCGCCTCGCGGACGTGCCGCGCGAGGAGGCCGCGCAGCTGACGACCAAGCTTCTCGCCGAGAAAGCCCGCCTGACGGTGCTGAGCGGCGATTCGCCCGGCGCGGTCGACGCGGTCGCGCAGGGCCTGGGCATCGACGACGCCCATGGCGGGCTGACGCCTCAGGGCAAGCAGCAGTGCCTGGAGAAGCTGCAGCGTGTTCCCGGCGCAGTCGTGGCGATGGTCGGCGACGGCGTCAATGATGCTCCGGTGCTTGCGCAGGCACACGTGTCGGTGGCGATGGGCGGCGGTACCGAGCTCGCCCGCAACGAAGCCGACATCGTGCTGTTGAGCGAGAGCCTGGCCGGGCTCGGACGCGGGCTCGATCTTTCGCGCCGCACGCTGCGGATCATCCGGCAGAACCTGTGGTGGTCGTTCGCATACAACTTCACTTCGGTGCCGCTCGCGATGGCGGGTCTCGTCACGCCGTGGATGGCCGGCATCGGCATGGCCGGAAGCTCGCTGCTCGTCGTTCTCAATGCGCTGCGCCTGCAGCGCCAACCATGGAGCAGGGTTCGCTGA
- a CDS encoding PilX N-terminal domain-containing pilus assembly protein, with protein MRKPSGSRAQQYGAATLLVSMVLLIAATLLVLYASNTVVGEQRMSANEVRSKQAFEAAAAGIELTIQQINASEDDIDFNAAAQTALNISWTPTNSSFSVLFCEPTTFDLANLPHCGDSADDGITAASCTTPGASAKTAWAVSCGWSDDSAARKRILTLVAKTDPVPVDISNPLIANGSVGMSGNATVVNYFNNLTVWTGSTLDNTGNTGKTVIRRPGMTNATSGCAGGAGACTSQEVTDQVGGGDQVCTQAEDLICTTSTGVFGPDVIQSDTTLANLTGDQYFENFLGMKPNEYKSTQAEEVVVGAHAGSIGDGEADNGGGTVFWVEGNAAINQDIGSANKPVVLVVDGDLDLSGSPTIFGIVFVRGNLTQSGSATIRGAALITGSVDADGSLNVIYDPDAIGGGKCWKLCLTAGKLARFLSLRNIFDR; from the coding sequence ATGCGAAAACCGAGCGGATCGCGCGCGCAACAGTATGGCGCCGCCACGCTGCTGGTATCGATGGTGCTGCTGATCGCGGCCACGCTACTGGTGCTCTACGCTTCCAATACGGTTGTTGGCGAGCAGCGGATGTCGGCGAACGAAGTGCGCAGCAAGCAGGCGTTCGAGGCGGCCGCGGCCGGCATCGAGCTGACGATTCAGCAAATCAACGCAAGCGAAGACGACATCGACTTCAATGCGGCTGCGCAGACCGCACTAAACATTAGCTGGACGCCAACGAATTCGAGTTTCAGCGTGTTGTTCTGCGAACCAACGACCTTTGATCTCGCCAATTTGCCTCACTGTGGAGATAGTGCGGACGATGGCATCACGGCAGCTTCGTGTACCACTCCTGGTGCCTCTGCAAAAACGGCTTGGGCGGTTTCGTGCGGATGGAGCGACGACAGTGCAGCGAGAAAACGCATCCTCACGTTGGTCGCGAAGACCGACCCGGTGCCGGTAGACATTTCGAATCCGCTGATTGCGAATGGCTCGGTCGGGATGAGCGGTAATGCGACGGTCGTCAATTACTTCAATAATCTCACCGTGTGGACTGGGTCGACCCTCGACAACACCGGCAACACCGGCAAGACGGTGATACGGCGCCCGGGCATGACCAACGCCACGAGCGGCTGCGCAGGGGGCGCCGGTGCTTGTACGTCGCAAGAGGTGACGGACCAAGTTGGTGGTGGCGACCAGGTCTGCACCCAGGCAGAGGATTTGATCTGCACGACGAGCACCGGCGTGTTTGGGCCGGACGTCATCCAAAGCGATACGACGCTCGCGAACTTGACCGGGGACCAGTATTTCGAGAATTTCCTCGGCATGAAGCCGAATGAGTACAAGTCCACGCAGGCCGAAGAGGTCGTGGTCGGCGCCCACGCGGGTTCCATCGGTGACGGGGAAGCCGACAACGGCGGTGGCACAGTATTCTGGGTCGAGGGCAATGCCGCGATCAATCAGGACATCGGCTCGGCCAACAAACCCGTGGTGCTGGTCGTCGATGGTGACCTCGACCTCAGCGGCAGCCCGACGATCTTCGGTATTGTCTTCGTGAGGGGGAATCTGACGCAGAGCGGTTCGGCGACGATCCGCGGCGCGGCGCTCATCACTGGCAGCGTGGATGCCGACGGCAGCCTCAACGTGATCTACGATCCGGACGCGATCGGGGGCGGGAAATGCTGGAAGTTATGCCTCACTGCCGGGAAGTTGGCGCGATTTCTGAGCTTACGCAACATATTCGACAGGTGA
- a CDS encoding DUF86 domain-containing protein, whose translation MHADSPKYLWDAQNAAALIEQFVSGRSYEDYVSDPMLKSAVERQLGIIGEALNALSRRDPATAKTIPDLARIVSFRNVLIHGYASVDDKLVWGVVEAKLSTLRHTITDLLAPS comes from the coding sequence ATGCACGCTGATTCGCCCAAGTATCTCTGGGACGCGCAAAACGCTGCCGCGCTCATCGAGCAGTTCGTATCGGGCAGATCTTACGAGGACTACGTCAGCGACCCGATGCTGAAGTCCGCAGTCGAGAGGCAACTCGGAATCATCGGAGAAGCGCTCAATGCGCTTTCGCGCCGTGACCCGGCAACAGCGAAAACTATCCCCGATCTCGCGCGCATCGTGTCGTTTCGAAACGTGCTGATCCATGGCTATGCGTCAGTCGACGACAAGCTCGTATGGGGCGTCGTCGAAGCGAAACTATCTACCCTCCGCCATACGATCACCGACCTCTTGGCCCCTTCCTGA
- a CDS encoding CoA pyrophosphatase has protein sequence MAPVREDGSHRGEFRPAAVLVPVVLRPERLAVLLTRRTDHLHHHPGQISFPGGRVEKADVSPVMTALRETEEETGLDPERIELLGELPDYFTGTGFRITPVVGLVHPPFELKLDAFEVAEAFEVPLAHFLDPANHERHSMEYQGRMRQYYAMPYEGYFIWGATAGILVSLYRFLGGS, from the coding sequence ATGGCGCCGGTGCGCGAAGACGGCTCCCATCGGGGCGAGTTCCGCCCGGCCGCGGTGCTGGTGCCGGTGGTCCTGCGCCCGGAGCGGCTTGCGGTGCTGCTGACGCGCCGCACCGATCATCTGCATCATCATCCGGGCCAGATCAGCTTTCCCGGCGGGCGCGTCGAGAAAGCGGACGTCTCGCCGGTGATGACGGCGTTGCGCGAGACCGAGGAGGAGACCGGTCTCGACCCGGAACGCATCGAACTGCTCGGCGAACTGCCCGATTACTTCACCGGGACCGGCTTCAGGATCACGCCGGTGGTCGGGCTCGTGCATCCGCCGTTCGAGCTGAAGCTCGACGCTTTCGAAGTTGCCGAAGCGTTCGAAGTGCCGCTCGCGCATTTCCTCGACCCGGCCAACCACGAGCGCCACAGCATGGAATACCAGGGCCGGATGCGACAGTATTACGCGATGCCGTACGAAGGGTATTTCATCTGGGGCGCGACGGCGGGAATCCTGGTGTCGCTGTACCGGTTCCTGGGCGGATCGTGA